Proteins encoded in a region of the Elizabethkingia bruuniana genome:
- a CDS encoding NUDIX hydrolase: MKKNTTPEANNNLQTLVETNDFIKQLSIDCVIFGFHNKSLKVLMLKYFNMDIWALPGGFIFKDENVDDAAYRLLYERTHLDEIFLEQFYTFGNKSRTESDIHNRLTKNKEIDLPKDHWLFERHISIGYYALIDYTLSSTFPDAFSEKCEWFDVHNLPKEIAFDHREIIEKGMEFLSKNLDYKIYGSNLLPEKFTMKELQNLYECILGEPLRRNNFQRKMLSLDFLERLEKKFDGSANKAPFYYKFKK, encoded by the coding sequence ATGAAAAAAAATACAACTCCTGAAGCTAATAATAATCTGCAGACCCTTGTTGAAACAAATGATTTCATCAAGCAGCTTTCTATAGACTGCGTTATTTTTGGTTTCCATAATAAAAGTCTGAAAGTTCTAATGCTCAAATATTTCAATATGGATATCTGGGCATTACCTGGGGGATTTATCTTTAAAGATGAAAATGTAGATGATGCAGCATACCGATTATTGTATGAAAGGACTCATCTGGACGAAATATTCCTGGAACAGTTTTATACTTTTGGTAACAAGAGCCGTACAGAATCGGATATCCACAATCGACTTACAAAAAATAAGGAAATAGATCTTCCGAAAGATCACTGGCTTTTCGAACGACACATTAGTATCGGTTATTATGCTCTTATAGATTACACTTTATCTTCTACATTCCCGGATGCATTTAGTGAAAAGTGCGAATGGTTTGACGTTCATAATCTTCCTAAGGAAATAGCATTTGACCACCGCGAGATTATTGAAAAAGGCATGGAGTTCTTAAGTAAAAATCTGGACTACAAAATCTACGGAAGCAATCTGTTACCGGAAAAATTTACCATGAAGGAACTGCAAAATTTATATGAATGTATTTTAGGAGAACCTCTCAGAAGGAATAATTTTCAGAGAAAAATGCTTAGTCTGGATTTTCTGGAACGACTGGAAAAGAAATTCGACGGATCTGCCAACAAAGCTCCGTTTTACTATAAATTTAAAAAATAA
- the metK gene encoding methionine adenosyltransferase, with protein MPYLFTSESVSEGHPDKIADQISDALIDNFLAYDKDSKVACETLVTTGQVVLAGEVKSSAYLDVQHIAREVINGIGYTKGEYMFNGDSCGVISAIHEQSPDINQGVDRKVTDESFEAKANAQGAGDQGMMFGYATNETANYMPLALDLAHSILKELSAIRRESKEISYLRPDAKSQVTIEYSDDHKPIRIDSIVVSTQHDDFASEEEMLSKIREDIKNILIPRVVATQPEYIQVLFNDQIKYHINPTGKFVIGGPHGDTGLTGRKIIVDTYGGKGAHGGGAFSGKDPSKVDRSAAYATRHIAKNLVAAGVADEVLVQVSYAIGVAEPCGLFINTYGTSKVGLTDGEIANKVSKVFDLRPYAIEQNLKLRNPIYQETASYGHMGKEYYVADKTFNRGSANEITLKDLEFFTWEKLDRVDDIKKEFGL; from the coding sequence ATGCCATATTTATTTACATCAGAATCTGTTTCTGAAGGACACCCGGATAAAATTGCAGATCAGATATCCGATGCCCTAATTGATAATTTCTTAGCTTATGATAAAGATTCCAAAGTAGCATGTGAAACTTTGGTAACGACTGGTCAGGTTGTATTAGCCGGAGAAGTAAAATCTTCAGCTTATTTAGATGTACAGCATATTGCCAGAGAAGTGATTAACGGAATTGGTTATACCAAAGGAGAATACATGTTTAATGGTGATTCTTGTGGTGTAATTTCAGCAATTCATGAGCAGTCTCCGGATATTAATCAGGGGGTTGACAGAAAAGTTACCGATGAGAGCTTTGAAGCTAAAGCGAATGCTCAGGGAGCAGGAGACCAGGGAATGATGTTTGGTTATGCAACCAATGAAACGGCTAATTATATGCCTTTAGCACTGGATTTAGCACACTCTATTCTAAAAGAATTGTCGGCAATCAGACGAGAAAGTAAGGAGATTTCTTATCTTCGTCCGGATGCTAAAAGCCAGGTGACTATTGAATATTCAGACGATCATAAGCCAATCCGTATAGATTCTATCGTTGTTTCTACACAGCATGATGATTTTGCTTCTGAAGAAGAAATGTTGTCTAAAATCCGTGAGGATATCAAAAATATACTAATTCCGAGAGTTGTTGCAACTCAGCCAGAATATATTCAGGTATTATTCAACGATCAGATCAAATATCACATTAACCCGACAGGTAAATTTGTGATTGGTGGTCCTCATGGTGATACAGGTCTTACAGGAAGAAAAATTATTGTAGATACTTACGGTGGTAAAGGAGCACACGGTGGTGGTGCTTTCTCTGGAAAAGATCCTTCAAAAGTAGACAGAAGTGCAGCTTATGCAACCCGTCATATTGCTAAAAACCTTGTTGCTGCAGGAGTTGCAGACGAAGTTTTAGTACAGGTTTCTTATGCAATTGGTGTAGCAGAGCCTTGTGGTTTATTCATCAATACTTATGGAACTTCAAAAGTTGGTTTAACAGATGGAGAGATCGCTAACAAAGTTTCAAAAGTATTCGACCTTCGTCCGTATGCTATTGAGCAGAATCTGAAACTTAGAAATCCTATTTATCAGGAAACTGCTTCTTATGGACACATGGGGAAAGAATATTATGTAGCGGACAAAACTTTTAACAGAGGATCTGCTAACGAAATTACACTAAAAGATCTTGAATTCTTCACATGGGAAAAGCTCGACAGAGTCGACGATATCAAAAAAGAATTTGGATTATAA
- a CDS encoding endonuclease, translating to MRKFLFITLLFTNILLFSQSNIRRVAAVGFYNVENLWDIYKSADYIDGTKDVSNPAFHRSIPVDSIQYLEHEPYKGQWSDALLKGKKAVRQQYSNGEFTPQSAKNYTEKVYQQKLGNIAQVISELGSKYTKTAPVVVGLVEVENRQVIEDLVKQPQLAKYNYGVVHFNSYDARGIDNGLIYQKGRFKLEKAWKKELKIFDNGKREYTRDLLVVLGELDGEKFAFFVNHWPSRRGGEAISLPKRNAAAALLNQQMDSIRNSNPEYRLMAMGDFNDDPVSPSFKNYVKATGDIDKVSDETPYFNPMFKMFKNGVASLAYQDAPNLFDQIIYSKNLIGDKGRSAQKDYTVYTTEVYAPGYLINKEGSYKGYPFRSWDGDRFTGGYSDHFPVFSILQKSAQ from the coding sequence ATGAGGAAATTTTTATTCATTACTCTATTATTTACGAATATATTACTTTTTTCCCAAAGTAATATAAGAAGAGTTGCTGCTGTAGGATTTTATAATGTGGAAAATTTATGGGACATCTATAAATCCGCAGATTATATTGACGGAACAAAAGATGTAAGCAACCCTGCATTTCACAGAAGCATTCCTGTAGATTCTATACAGTATCTGGAGCATGAACCCTATAAAGGACAATGGAGTGATGCTCTTCTGAAAGGAAAGAAAGCCGTAAGACAGCAATACTCTAATGGTGAATTTACACCACAAAGTGCCAAAAATTATACTGAGAAAGTTTATCAACAAAAACTGGGGAATATTGCTCAAGTTATTTCAGAGCTCGGTAGTAAGTATACCAAAACAGCTCCAGTTGTGGTAGGTCTTGTTGAAGTAGAAAACAGACAGGTTATTGAGGACCTGGTAAAACAGCCTCAGCTTGCTAAATACAATTATGGCGTTGTTCATTTTAATTCTTATGATGCCAGAGGTATCGACAATGGGCTGATTTATCAAAAAGGCCGTTTCAAACTTGAAAAAGCATGGAAGAAGGAGCTAAAAATATTCGATAACGGAAAACGTGAATACACCAGAGATTTGTTAGTTGTTCTTGGAGAATTAGATGGAGAGAAATTTGCTTTCTTCGTAAATCACTGGCCTTCCAGAAGAGGTGGTGAAGCTATTTCTCTTCCGAAAAGAAATGCTGCAGCAGCATTGCTCAATCAGCAAATGGACAGCATAAGAAACAGCAATCCGGAATACAGATTAATGGCAATGGGTGACTTTAATGACGATCCGGTTAGTCCAAGTTTCAAAAACTATGTAAAAGCTACAGGTGATATCGATAAAGTAAGTGATGAAACACCATATTTTAATCCGATGTTTAAGATGTTTAAGAATGGTGTAGCTTCTTTAGCATACCAGGATGCACCGAATTTATTCGACCAGATTATTTATTCAAAAAATCTAATCGGAGACAAAGGAAGATCTGCACAAAAAGATTATACTGTGTATACAACCGAAGTATATGCTCCGGGATACCTCATCAATAAAGAGGGAAGCTACAAAGGTTATCCTTTCAGATCATGGGACGGAGATCGATTTACTGGAGGATATAGTGACCATTTCCCGGTTTTCAGTATTCTGCAAAAATCTGCACAATAA
- a CDS encoding SusC/RagA family TonB-linked outer membrane protein, with translation MKQSPIRNLSLIAVLYFTANINAQQSKKDTAASEKKIEEVVVIGYGTQKKSNVTGAIASIKAKDLENVPAGRPEQVLQGRASGVSVVSNSGQPGSSATIRVRGITSFGAGNDPLWIVDGIAVDNIGFLNQSDIESIEVLKDGASSAIYGVSAARGVVLVTTKKGKKGKLTLSYNGFYGIGSAAKKLDLLNASEYAMIVNEKRINNNEQPFFSNPSSLGVGTDWQKQIFNTAAKTSHDITVSGGNDKSTYFGSFGYFDQEGIVMRDISHYKRYTARLNSTHQVLPFLTLGQTLNYTHTKSQGINANGEFGGPLSSAINLDPTTPVVETDPAKLNGPNYSNQYIIRDPQGRPYGISSLVNQEMANPLAFQQTQQGNYNWTDDFVGNVFGELKLLKDFKVRSALNGKLSYWGNQSFTPLYYLSPTYSNTGKNNLTRATNRKFEWSMENTINYHKKIGEHTFDVLAGQGIYLYNIAEGQTTTYTNLPVNNWRDASFNFDVSQSDRTTSAYDGIQAKKTSYFGRVIYDYAGKYLFTGTIRRDGSSKFGSNKVWGTFPAFSLGWVVSNESFWPQNKVVNMLKIRGGYGETGNDAIGDFLFKSTIVGKSNYPFYSVREGEFINIGYRLRTLANENLAWERTAQTNIAVDLKLFNNFSLTVDAYQKKTTGILRYYDIPGYVGITDLPAANIADMSNKGIEVELGYKKSFSDDFGISVNGNFSYLKNEILSLEDNKLWTTTSDAGFQSMGDVQRLQVGQPYSSFFGLKHNGVFQNQTEINSYRNAKGQLIQPDAKPGDFRWVDTNGDGVIDNNDYTYLGNAIPKFTFGLTVNLNYKNFDLMLFAQGQAGNKVFQGLRRLDLQDANYQREVLNRWHGEGTSYDYPRLTTNDTNRNFSWMSDFYLQKGDYLRLKLVQIGYTLPKDVVKSFGASRVRFYVTGENLVTFTKYTGYDPEVAGVNTNDKNVLGIDRAYYPQARTFIFGANIEF, from the coding sequence ATGAAACAATCACCAATTCGTAATCTAAGTTTAATTGCTGTTTTATATTTTACAGCAAATATTAATGCACAGCAGTCGAAAAAAGATACGGCCGCTAGTGAGAAAAAGATTGAAGAGGTAGTAGTCATTGGATACGGTACACAGAAAAAGAGTAATGTTACCGGTGCTATTGCCAGTATTAAAGCTAAGGACCTTGAAAATGTCCCAGCCGGAAGACCAGAACAGGTCTTGCAAGGACGGGCTTCAGGGGTTTCTGTAGTGTCTAACTCCGGACAACCCGGATCTTCAGCAACAATTCGTGTAAGAGGTATTACCAGTTTTGGTGCCGGTAACGATCCTTTGTGGATTGTAGACGGTATTGCTGTAGATAACATAGGTTTCCTAAACCAGTCGGATATTGAAAGTATAGAAGTGTTGAAGGACGGAGCCTCTTCAGCCATTTACGGGGTTTCGGCAGCTCGTGGAGTTGTTTTGGTTACCACTAAGAAAGGAAAAAAAGGGAAACTGACATTATCTTATAACGGTTTCTATGGAATTGGAAGTGCAGCAAAAAAGCTGGATCTGTTGAATGCATCTGAATATGCAATGATTGTTAACGAAAAAAGGATTAACAATAATGAGCAGCCATTTTTCTCAAACCCTTCTTCTCTTGGAGTAGGAACAGACTGGCAGAAACAGATATTCAATACAGCGGCTAAGACATCTCATGATATTACCGTAAGTGGTGGAAATGATAAATCTACTTACTTTGGCTCTTTTGGTTATTTTGATCAGGAAGGGATTGTGATGCGGGACATTTCACACTATAAGAGATATACAGCAAGGTTGAACTCTACACATCAGGTGTTGCCATTTCTAACTTTAGGGCAGACTTTGAATTATACACACACCAAATCACAGGGAATTAATGCTAATGGTGAATTTGGCGGACCTTTAAGTTCGGCGATCAATTTAGATCCTACAACACCTGTTGTGGAAACAGATCCGGCAAAACTAAACGGACCCAATTATAGCAACCAGTATATTATAAGAGATCCGCAAGGGAGGCCTTATGGTATTTCTTCTTTAGTTAATCAGGAAATGGCTAATCCACTGGCATTTCAGCAAACTCAACAGGGCAATTATAACTGGACAGACGACTTTGTAGGAAATGTTTTTGGTGAACTAAAGTTGCTAAAAGATTTTAAAGTTCGTTCGGCGTTAAACGGAAAGCTTTCATACTGGGGCAATCAGAGTTTTACACCACTTTATTATTTAAGTCCGACCTATAGCAATACAGGAAAAAATAATCTGACCAGAGCTACAAACAGAAAGTTTGAATGGAGTATGGAAAATACCATCAATTACCATAAAAAGATAGGTGAACATACTTTTGATGTACTAGCAGGACAGGGGATTTATTTGTATAATATTGCAGAAGGGCAAACAACTACTTATACTAACCTGCCTGTAAATAATTGGCGAGATGCTTCCTTTAATTTTGATGTAAGCCAGAGTGACAGAACAACATCAGCTTATGATGGTATTCAGGCCAAGAAAACATCATATTTCGGAAGAGTAATTTATGATTACGCAGGCAAGTATTTATTCACAGGTACAATCAGAAGGGATGGTTCTTCGAAATTCGGATCAAATAAAGTATGGGGTACTTTTCCTGCATTCTCACTAGGATGGGTTGTTTCTAATGAAAGCTTCTGGCCGCAAAATAAAGTGGTTAATATGCTGAAAATTAGAGGAGGCTATGGAGAAACTGGTAATGATGCTATTGGTGACTTCTTATTTAAATCGACTATTGTTGGAAAAAGTAATTATCCGTTTTATTCAGTACGCGAAGGCGAATTTATTAATATAGGATATCGCCTGAGAACATTAGCAAATGAAAATCTGGCTTGGGAAAGAACAGCACAAACCAATATTGCTGTTGACTTAAAATTGTTCAATAATTTCAGCTTAACAGTTGATGCTTATCAAAAGAAAACCACAGGAATTCTAAGATATTATGATATCCCGGGATATGTAGGTATTACGGATTTACCTGCTGCTAATATTGCTGATATGTCTAATAAAGGGATTGAAGTAGAATTAGGTTATAAAAAAAGTTTTTCGGATGATTTCGGAATTTCTGTAAATGGAAATTTCTCTTACCTGAAGAATGAAATTCTTTCATTGGAAGATAATAAATTATGGACAACTACCAGTGATGCAGGTTTCCAGTCTATGGGAGATGTACAGAGACTTCAGGTTGGACAGCCTTATTCTTCTTTCTTTGGTCTGAAGCATAACGGTGTTTTCCAGAATCAAACGGAAATTAATTCATATAGAAATGCTAAAGGACAGCTTATTCAGCCAGATGCTAAACCGGGAGATTTCCGTTGGGTTGATACCAATGGTGACGGGGTTATCGATAACAATGATTACACTTATCTGGGGAACGCCATTCCTAAGTTTACTTTTGGTTTGACTGTGAATCTTAATTACAAGAATTTTGACTTAATGCTATTTGCACAGGGGCAGGCAGGGAATAAAGTATTCCAGGGGCTACGCAGATTAGATCTTCAGGACGCCAATTATCAGAGAGAAGTGCTGAACCGTTGGCATGGAGAGGGTACATCTTATGATTATCCGCGTTTAACAACCAATGATACGAACAGGAACTTTAGCTGGATGTCGGATTTTTATCTTCAGAAAGGAGATTACCTAAGGTTGAAATTGGTACAGATAGGTTATACTTTACCAAAAGATGTGGTGAAGAGCTTTGGTGCAAGCAGAGTAAGATTTTATGTAACAGGAGAGAATCTGGTAACCTTTACAAAATATACAGGTTATGATCCTGAAGTTGCAGGAGTAAATACAAATGATAAAAATGTTTTGGGTATAGATAGAGCTTATTATCCACAGGCCAGAACTTTCATTTTTGGAGCTAACATTGAATTTTAA
- a CDS encoding DUF6146 family protein produces the protein MKNFILIIILSVLTFSCTSRNVAPPTEGSHQPAKVEKGDDGEWELTVFDTDYENFLLTRARPKSMYTESYLKSRNTILVNEWNSLYMSGRYRNIVESQIDYDPNEKYGMDFEYRLYQVFVYVNWKYGLKLYSLSNVEGLR, from the coding sequence ATGAAAAACTTTATTCTTATCATTATACTTAGTGTATTAACATTCTCCTGTACATCGAGAAATGTTGCACCACCAACTGAAGGCTCTCATCAGCCTGCAAAAGTAGAAAAGGGTGACGATGGAGAATGGGAACTTACTGTTTTCGATACAGACTATGAAAACTTCCTGCTTACCAGAGCAAGACCTAAATCCATGTATACAGAATCTTATCTTAAAAGCAGAAATACGATTTTGGTAAACGAATGGAACAGTTTATATATGTCCGGAAGATACAGAAACATTGTAGAATCTCAGATTGATTATGATCCAAACGAAAAGTACGGAATGGATTTTGAGTACAGGCTTTATCAGGTATTTGTTTATGTCAACTGGAAATACGGACTGAAACTATACAGCCTTAGTAACGTGGAAGGATTGAGGTAA
- a CDS encoding MFS transporter: MLLNCLSIVILNYFGQKKFVLLGSLEVFKDLPIAFLAAFISRYIPRIGHINSIITGLSIAFILCIITPFVDDFWFFKIWFLLIGLCFILVKISVLYITINLSKAEENGSRFMQFIEASFMAGIVIVNLIFGLIMGSSSPYLWKYGFWAIAFFSLITIGFLYSGKTVWQKAYTNTADQKSTIVSSSWQVMKKSFLFLAIVFFIIITEQSFTTWLPTYSKAIFNADPFTATQTTVIFAFSALAGRIIYGMLILKRSWNKLFAGLLVSIFIIVSCVSGILIFEKPHQIFLYLIPCMGFFIGPLYPIINAHQLYSLPNEQERGTLLGLIIVFSSLASCTSSLVIGLTLDHIQPEYAFTLLFLPTIALSALFLNYKRQPIS; this comes from the coding sequence ATGCTTTTGAACTGTTTAAGCATTGTTATTCTTAATTATTTTGGGCAAAAAAAATTCGTCCTTCTCGGTTCATTAGAAGTATTTAAAGATTTACCCATTGCATTTCTGGCAGCATTTATATCACGCTACATCCCACGGATAGGCCATATCAACTCAATTATAACAGGTTTATCTATAGCCTTTATTCTATGTATTATAACGCCTTTTGTTGATGATTTTTGGTTTTTCAAAATCTGGTTCTTGTTAATCGGATTATGTTTTATACTGGTGAAAATTTCCGTACTCTACATTACCATTAATCTGAGCAAAGCAGAGGAAAACGGCAGCCGTTTTATGCAGTTTATCGAAGCCTCATTTATGGCAGGAATTGTTATTGTAAATCTTATTTTTGGGCTTATTATGGGAAGTTCTTCACCATATTTATGGAAATATGGTTTCTGGGCAATTGCTTTTTTCAGCCTCATAACAATAGGCTTTCTTTACTCCGGAAAAACTGTATGGCAAAAGGCTTATACCAACACAGCTGACCAGAAGAGCACAATAGTATCAAGCAGCTGGCAAGTAATGAAAAAATCATTCTTATTCCTGGCAATCGTCTTTTTTATCATCATAACCGAACAGAGTTTTACAACATGGCTTCCAACATATTCTAAAGCTATTTTCAATGCCGATCCGTTCACAGCCACACAAACCACTGTAATATTCGCCTTTTCTGCACTTGCCGGAAGGATTATTTATGGCATGCTGATCCTTAAGCGCTCCTGGAACAAACTATTTGCAGGGTTATTAGTCTCTATTTTTATTATTGTATCCTGTGTTAGTGGTATACTTATATTCGAAAAACCACATCAGATATTCTTATATCTTATTCCTTGTATGGGTTTTTTTATTGGTCCGTTATACCCTATTATCAATGCCCACCAGCTTTACAGCTTACCAAATGAACAGGAAAGAGGCACGCTGCTGGGACTTATTATTGTCTTCTCATCTCTGGCATCATGTACAAGTTCTTTGGTTATTGGTCTTACTCTGGATCATATCCAACCAGAATATGCATTTACTTTACTATTTTTGCCAACGATAGCATTATCTGCATTATTTTTAAATTACAAACGACAACCAATCTCATAA
- a CDS encoding RagB/SusD family nutrient uptake outer membrane protein — MKNYIKNKTISVLCVAVLSLGAVQSCSSDYVEDVQNKGAFNTDEFFKDRNQAFQALIGVYDPINKYAAGFENTITFFNAASDDFNAGGGNATDGIGIQSFSNYSIDSYKIPQSYWNNYFQGIARANLLLDKLSAVPMDANEKARFNAEALALRSIYYFELLRMFGNIPLMLKPILSSQDNLYNVPQEDPKKIYQQIETDLLTAIAVLPAIVPDGEKGRLSQGAAKAMLGKIYLYDGKKDLAAAQFADVNGAPGGTSQYGYKLLANYNDLWSFGSKFNTESVLEIVYTSKGSTDWGWWGQGNDEGNSVNQMIGPRSFNRTKAGVAANAPDIYSGGWAFNPVTEDLYNFMKDDPRLNATIMNVKKLVADGYATYGAAYKDTGYFLNKFLPMQSNKTTGTGPVELNFNQDIYAIRLADTYLMEAEALNASGARAQALLDAVRQRVGLPSVPVSMQAIKDERRRELAGEGHRWFDLVRWGDAPVVLGNRGFKPNKNEILPIPYKELINTVIKQNPGY, encoded by the coding sequence ATGAAAAATTATATAAAAAATAAAACAATCTCTGTATTATGTGTGGCTGTTTTGTCACTTGGAGCCGTACAATCTTGTAGTTCCGATTATGTAGAAGATGTTCAGAATAAAGGAGCTTTCAATACTGACGAATTTTTTAAAGACAGAAATCAGGCTTTTCAGGCACTTATAGGCGTATATGATCCTATTAATAAATATGCTGCAGGCTTTGAAAATACAATTACTTTTTTTAACGCTGCCTCAGATGATTTTAATGCAGGTGGCGGAAATGCTACGGACGGAATAGGTATACAAAGTTTTTCTAATTATTCAATAGACTCCTATAAGATACCGCAGAGTTACTGGAATAATTATTTTCAGGGAATAGCGAGAGCAAATTTATTATTAGATAAGCTTTCCGCAGTGCCAATGGATGCTAATGAAAAAGCAAGATTTAATGCTGAGGCACTGGCTTTACGATCTATTTATTATTTCGAATTGTTAAGAATGTTTGGGAATATTCCGTTAATGCTAAAGCCTATTCTTAGTTCTCAGGATAATCTGTATAATGTACCACAGGAAGACCCTAAAAAGATTTATCAACAGATTGAAACCGACTTGCTAACTGCAATTGCAGTTTTACCAGCAATAGTACCAGATGGTGAGAAAGGAAGACTGAGCCAGGGAGCTGCAAAGGCAATGTTGGGAAAAATTTATTTATATGATGGGAAGAAAGATCTGGCAGCAGCACAATTCGCAGATGTAAATGGTGCTCCGGGAGGGACAAGTCAGTACGGATATAAACTTCTGGCAAATTATAATGATCTGTGGAGCTTTGGTAGTAAATTCAATACAGAATCAGTACTCGAAATTGTATATACAAGTAAAGGTAGTACAGATTGGGGATGGTGGGGTCAAGGAAATGATGAAGGAAATTCTGTAAACCAGATGATAGGTCCCAGATCTTTTAATAGGACTAAAGCTGGTGTAGCCGCTAATGCTCCGGATATATATTCGGGAGGATGGGCATTTAATCCAGTTACAGAAGATCTTTATAATTTTATGAAAGATGATCCTAGACTGAATGCAACTATAATGAATGTGAAAAAACTTGTTGCAGATGGATATGCTACCTATGGGGCGGCTTATAAAGATACAGGCTATTTTCTGAATAAATTCCTGCCAATGCAGTCTAACAAAACAACAGGAACCGGACCGGTTGAACTTAATTTTAATCAGGATATATATGCTATCCGTCTGGCGGATACCTATCTGATGGAAGCAGAGGCTCTGAATGCTTCCGGAGCCAGAGCTCAGGCATTGCTGGATGCTGTAAGACAAAGAGTAGGGCTGCCGTCAGTACCCGTTTCTATGCAGGCTATAAAAGATGAAAGAAGAAGAGAACTTGCCGGTGAAGGACACCGTTGGTTTGATTTGGTGAGATGGGGAGATGCACCTGTAGTACTTGGAAACAGAGGATTTAAGCCAAATAAAAACGAAATCCTTCCGATACCATATAAGGAATTGATCAACACAGTAATTAAACAAAACCCAGGATACTAA
- a CDS encoding superoxide dismutase gives MSFELPKLGYAYDALEPTIDAQTMEIHYTKHHQAYVDNLNKAIAGTDLEGKTIEEVIKEGSDKPAVRNNGGGHFNHTLFWEILTPGGSKEPVGKVKEAIENYGGLEKFKTDFAEAAKTRFGSGWAWLIKNADGSVSVGSTANQDSPITPGAGVAGTPVLGIDVWEHAYYLKYQNKRPDYVTAFFDVINWDKVEENYNK, from the coding sequence ATGTCATTTGAATTACCAAAACTAGGATATGCTTACGATGCATTAGAACCGACTATCGATGCTCAAACAATGGAAATACACTACACAAAGCACCACCAGGCTTATGTAGATAACCTTAATAAGGCAATTGCAGGAACTGATCTTGAAGGTAAAACTATCGAAGAAGTAATTAAAGAAGGTAGCGACAAACCAGCTGTAAGAAACAACGGTGGTGGTCACTTCAACCATACATTATTCTGGGAGATTTTAACTCCGGGCGGATCAAAAGAGCCGGTAGGAAAGGTAAAAGAAGCTATCGAAAATTATGGTGGTCTTGAAAAATTCAAAACTGATTTCGCTGAAGCTGCTAAAACAAGATTTGGTTCAGGATGGGCTTGGTTAATTAAAAATGCAGACGGATCTGTATCTGTTGGATCTACTGCTAATCAGGACAGCCCAATCACTCCGGGAGCTGGTGTTGCAGGTACGCCTGTATTAGGTATTGATGTATGGGAACATGCTTATTACCTAAAATATCAGAACAAGAGACCTGACTATGTAACAGCTTTCTTTGATGTAATCAACTGGGATAAAGTAGAAGAGAATTATAACAAATAA